In Streptomyces sp. TS71-3, the following proteins share a genomic window:
- a CDS encoding TraR/DksA C4-type zinc finger protein, with translation MDHSSDGSEHAAAGVRALTDVVGQARADTERLIASLTRVWDNVVETSAMAADDDEHDPEGQTVAFERAQLRDALTRARSELADLDLAAERIRAGTYFTCERCGGPISAERLAARLSTRICIACASTPTR, from the coding sequence ATGGACCACTCCAGCGACGGCAGCGAACACGCGGCGGCGGGCGTGCGCGCCCTGACGGACGTGGTCGGGCAAGCCCGTGCGGACACGGAACGGCTCATCGCGTCCCTGACGCGGGTGTGGGACAACGTCGTGGAGACCTCGGCGATGGCCGCGGACGACGACGAGCACGATCCGGAAGGGCAGACGGTCGCGTTCGAGCGCGCGCAGCTCCGTGACGCGCTGACGCGGGCACGCTCCGAGCTCGCCGACCTGGACCTCGCAGCAGAGCGGATCCGCGCGGGCACGTACTTCACCTGCGAGCGCTGCGGAGGTCCCATCTCCGCGGAGCGGCTCGCCGCCCGCCTCAGCACCCGGATCTGCATCGCCTGCGCGAGCACCCCCACCAGGTGA
- a CDS encoding GNAT family N-acetyltransferase — protein sequence MDIRRVSFAHPDAVALNDRVQREYAVRYGDEGDVTPLEPAMFEPPSGLYLIVYDDLGTPLSTGGWRAQDANAEGYTDGDAEVKRMYVVPEARRRGLSRLVLAALEDDARTAGRTRMVLETGVRLPEAIALYVSSGYQLCARFGPYRFDELSRCYAKPLVTAAVPGPTTAPATTTPATTAPGPDARRGTATR from the coding sequence ATGGATATCCGCCGTGTGTCCTTCGCTCACCCCGACGCCGTCGCGCTGAACGACCGCGTGCAGCGCGAGTACGCCGTGCGGTACGGGGACGAGGGTGATGTCACGCCGCTCGAACCGGCCATGTTCGAGCCGCCGTCGGGCCTGTACCTGATCGTCTACGACGACCTGGGCACCCCGCTCTCCACCGGCGGCTGGCGCGCGCAGGACGCGAACGCCGAGGGGTACACCGACGGCGACGCCGAGGTCAAACGCATGTACGTGGTCCCCGAGGCGCGCCGCCGTGGCCTGTCCCGGCTGGTCCTGGCCGCGCTGGAGGACGACGCCCGCACGGCCGGCCGTACCCGCATGGTGCTGGAGACCGGCGTCAGGCTGCCAGAGGCCATCGCCCTGTATGTCTCCAGCGGCTACCAGCTGTGCGCCAGGTTCGGGCCCTACCGCTTCGACGAGCTCAGCCGCTGCTACGCGAAGCCCCTCGTGACCGCCGCGGTGCCCGGGCCGACTACGGCACCCGCCACCACGACGCCCGCCACCACGGCCCCCGGCCCGGATGCCCGGCGCGGGACCGCCACGCGCTGA
- a CDS encoding PQQ-binding-like beta-propeller repeat protein — MPAFAPRYLCSMAAALVLTATAPATAATAADARHAAGDLQEVMFVGNNWEGTADVIGSTGDFAKVGRIDVVPDEEERLAEIQADPIKWIYFQAIRETVGEGHDQFVDDMYSTPDGSSVVVSRPSFADVVSIDLATGRLNWRFSVAGYRADHMALSPDGTRVAVSASTANEVQVLDIATGKELGEFATGDKPHENIFTRDGAYLWNMSIGEVNTDLDAPWLDWTKGDRHITVVDAATFRQVKVIDMRERLDAAGLSGLSDAVRPAAFSPDESMFYFQVSFFNGFLEYDVAKDTITRVKALPKNPATSDDRTTMVNDSRDHGISMSPDGGKLCVAGTMDDYATVVDRGTLQEGPLVAASKPYWATVSGDGKDCVISESGADQVTAIDFATGQKRVSVPVGDHPQRVRLGHVRAGWTGPAGG, encoded by the coding sequence ATGCCTGCCTTCGCCCCCAGGTACCTGTGCTCCATGGCCGCCGCCCTCGTTCTGACCGCCACCGCGCCCGCGACCGCCGCCACGGCCGCCGATGCCCGGCACGCCGCCGGGGACCTCCAGGAGGTGATGTTCGTGGGCAACAACTGGGAAGGCACCGCGGACGTCATCGGGTCCACCGGCGACTTCGCGAAGGTCGGCCGGATCGATGTCGTTCCCGACGAGGAGGAACGCCTCGCGGAGATCCAGGCCGACCCCATCAAGTGGATCTACTTCCAGGCCATCCGGGAGACCGTCGGCGAGGGCCACGACCAGTTCGTCGACGACATGTACTCCACCCCCGACGGCTCCTCGGTGGTCGTCTCCCGGCCGAGCTTCGCCGACGTGGTCTCCATCGACCTGGCCACCGGACGCCTCAACTGGCGCTTTTCCGTGGCGGGTTACCGCGCCGACCACATGGCCCTGTCCCCCGACGGCACCCGGGTCGCCGTCTCGGCCTCCACCGCGAACGAGGTGCAGGTCCTGGACATCGCCACCGGAAAGGAGCTGGGCGAGTTCGCGACCGGCGACAAGCCGCACGAGAACATCTTCACCAGGGACGGGGCGTACCTCTGGAACATGTCCATCGGCGAGGTGAACACCGACCTCGACGCCCCCTGGCTGGACTGGACGAAGGGCGACCGGCACATCACCGTCGTGGACGCCGCCACCTTCCGGCAGGTCAAGGTGATCGACATGCGCGAACGGCTGGACGCCGCCGGGCTGAGCGGCCTCTCGGACGCCGTGCGGCCCGCCGCGTTCTCGCCCGACGAGTCGATGTTCTACTTCCAGGTCTCGTTCTTCAACGGCTTCCTGGAGTACGACGTCGCCAAGGACACCATCACCCGGGTGAAGGCGCTCCCCAAGAACCCGGCCACCAGCGACGACCGCACGACGATGGTCAACGACTCGCGCGACCACGGCATCTCGATGAGCCCGGACGGCGGCAAGCTGTGCGTCGCGGGCACGATGGACGACTACGCGACGGTGGTCGACCGCGGCACCCTCCAGGAGGGCCCGCTCGTCGCAGCGTCCAAGCCCTACTGGGCCACCGTCAGCGGCGACGGCAAGGACTGCGTCATCTCCGAGAGCGGCGCCGACCAGGTCACCGCCATCGATTTCGCCACCGGGCAGAAGCGGGTGTCCGTGCCGGTCGGCGACCACCCGCAGCGCGTGCGGCTGGGCCATGTGCGGGCGGGCTGGACGGGGCCGGCCGGCGGATGA
- a CDS encoding TetR/AcrR family transcriptional regulator produces the protein MTQAREENGGGNGKGSRPEAPGRERVPQERRGEPGPGREREVRGGGEGADRRSELLEAATDYVAEHGIAELSLRRLGAAIGTSHRMLIHHFGSKERLFVEIVRAAEERQRDLLARLRSDPDLSPTDAARRLWQRLADPGLAAQERLFFEICGQALQGRPEAVPVLDGIVTDWLEPPAAVDAAHGTDPATARARARLGLAVVRGLLLDLLATGDRAGVDAALEEFLHLQQEPSPPASHEPAPDART, from the coding sequence GTGACGCAAGCACGCGAGGAGAACGGGGGCGGGAACGGCAAGGGCTCCCGGCCCGAGGCCCCAGGACGCGAGCGGGTCCCGCAGGAGCGGCGCGGCGAGCCCGGCCCGGGGCGCGAGCGGGAGGTCCGGGGCGGCGGCGAGGGCGCCGACCGCCGGAGTGAACTGCTGGAGGCGGCCACCGACTACGTGGCCGAGCACGGCATCGCGGAGCTGAGCCTGCGACGCCTGGGGGCGGCGATCGGCACCAGCCACCGGATGCTGATCCACCACTTCGGCTCGAAGGAGCGGCTGTTCGTCGAGATCGTGCGGGCCGCCGAGGAGCGCCAGCGCGACCTGCTGGCGCGGCTGCGGAGCGATCCGGACCTCTCCCCCACCGATGCGGCCCGCCGCCTGTGGCAGCGGCTCGCCGACCCCGGACTGGCGGCCCAGGAGCGACTGTTCTTCGAGATCTGCGGGCAGGCCCTGCAAGGACGACCGGAGGCGGTGCCGGTACTCGACGGGATCGTCACCGACTGGCTGGAGCCGCCGGCCGCGGTGGATGCGGCGCACGGCACCGACCCCGCAACGGCCCGCGCCCGCGCCCGACTCGGGCTCGCCGTCGTACGGGGACTGCTGCTGGACCTCCTCGCCACGGGCGACCGGGCCGGAGTCGACGCCGCGCTGGAGGAGTTCCTGCACCTTCAGCAGGAGCCGAGTCCGCCCGCATCGCACGAGCCGGCGCCGGACGCTCGCACGTGA
- a CDS encoding SRPBCC family protein — MRPVTVSIDVPQAPEAVYDFLDVMANHERFTDHYLTRWRYEGPASGVGSRVTVAASLAGAKADVDIEVVEAERPVRIVERNTSAGGRRRARGTYRVTPSPSGGSRVSFEYAWLQAPLADRLLAPLVRAAILRANRVGMRRMAEELTRSGSATAP, encoded by the coding sequence ATGAGGCCCGTCACCGTGTCGATCGACGTACCGCAGGCGCCCGAGGCGGTCTATGACTTCCTCGACGTCATGGCCAACCACGAGCGCTTCACCGACCACTACCTGACCCGCTGGCGGTACGAAGGCCCGGCGAGCGGCGTGGGCTCGCGCGTCACGGTCGCGGCCTCGCTGGCCGGTGCGAAGGCCGACGTCGACATCGAGGTCGTCGAGGCCGAGCGTCCCGTCCGCATCGTCGAGCGGAACACCAGCGCGGGCGGGCGGCGCCGCGCCCGGGGCACCTACCGCGTCACGCCGTCGCCGTCCGGGGGCAGCCGTGTCTCGTTCGAGTACGCCTGGCTTCAGGCCCCGCTCGCCGACCGCCTGCTGGCCCCGCTCGTAAGGGCCGCGATCCTGAGGGCCAACCGCGTGGGCATGCGGCGCATGGCCGAGGAACTGACCCGCAGCGGCTCGGCCACCGCCCCCTGA
- a CDS encoding NADPH-dependent F420 reductase translates to MRIGIIGAGRIGATLARHFARIGHEVAISNSRGPETLEDLAARMGGSVQAMTPREAAEFGQVVVVSIPYGRYRELPAAQLRGKLVIDTVNYYPERDGHDSDLDGEATTSSEKIREYTGANLVKAFNAIYWDTLRDAVRPKGDPERLAIPVAGTDSEAKAVVSGLIRDIGFDPVDVGDLGEGGRKYQPGTNVYAVPLHADELSGLLHV, encoded by the coding sequence ATGAGGATCGGCATCATCGGGGCGGGGCGCATCGGCGCCACCCTCGCCCGGCATTTCGCCCGGATCGGCCACGAGGTGGCCATCAGCAACTCACGCGGCCCCGAGACGCTCGAGGATCTGGCGGCCCGCATGGGCGGGTCCGTGCAGGCGATGACGCCGCGAGAGGCGGCCGAGTTCGGCCAGGTCGTCGTCGTGTCGATCCCGTACGGCCGCTACCGGGAACTGCCCGCCGCGCAGCTCCGCGGCAAGCTCGTCATCGACACCGTCAACTACTACCCCGAGCGGGACGGGCACGACTCCGACCTGGACGGCGAGGCCACCACGTCCAGCGAGAAGATCAGGGAGTACACCGGCGCGAACCTGGTGAAGGCGTTCAACGCGATCTACTGGGACACCCTGCGCGACGCCGTCCGCCCGAAGGGCGACCCCGAGCGGCTGGCGATCCCCGTCGCCGGCACCGACTCCGAGGCCAAGGCGGTGGTGTCCGGGCTGATCCGGGACATCGGGTTCGACCCGGTGGACGTGGGCGACCTCGGCGAGGGCGGCCGCAAGTACCAGCCGGGCACCAACGTCTACGCGGTCCCGCTGCACGCGGATGAGCTGAGCGGCCTGCTGCACGTGTGA